Proteins encoded together in one Impatiens glandulifera chromosome 1, dImpGla2.1, whole genome shotgun sequence window:
- the LOC124943762 gene encoding uncharacterized mitochondrial protein AtMg00810-like, with amino-acid sequence MVVVLLYVDDIILTGSNYDEVAHLQDELSFRFEMKKLGELGTFLGLQIENFDKGLFVSQINYAKKLVEKFGMTDGKKSYTPLDINPRLSRDERTCLPDPRPYRALVESLIYLTITRPDITYAVGVVSQYMQEPRKPHLEEAKKILKYINTSLDIGLLYEKDAKFILQGYVDADFARDRDDRRFTSGFVFICGNTSIYWSSRKQGSTSLSTTEAEYKASTHATQ; translated from the coding sequence ATGGTGGTGGTGCttctttatgtggatgacataatctTGACGGGCAGTAACTATGATGAGGTTGCTCATCTACAAGATGAGCTTTCGTTtcgttttgagatgaagaagctaGGTGAACTTGGAACATTCCTTGGTCTGCAAATCGAAAATTTCGATAAAGGGTTGTTTGTATCGCAGATCAACTACGCAAAGAAGTTGGTAGAAAAATTTGGTATGACTGATGGAAAAAAGAGCTATACTCCTCTCGACATAAATCCCAGACTTAGTCGAGATGAAAGAACATGTCTACCAGATCCTCGTCCTTATCGTGCTCTTGTGGAAAGCTTGATTTATCTGACTATAACAAGGCCTGACATTACTTATGCAGTTGGAGTGGTGAGTCAATACATGCAGGAGCCAAGAAAACCACACCTCGAAGAAGCGAAGAAAATTCTGAAGTATATTAATACCTCACTAGATATTGGTCTACTCTACGAAAAAGATGCAAAATTCATCTTGCAAGGATATGTAGATGCTGACTTTGCTAGAGATCGAGACGATCGAAGGTTCACATCTgggtttgtttttatttgtggAAACACTAGCATATATTGGAGTAGCAGAAAACAAGGATCGACATCCTTATCTACAACAGAAGCAGAATACAAAGCATCAACTCACGCAACACAGTAG